The Sphingomonas sanguinis nucleotide sequence AGCGCAACCCTCGCCTTTAGTTACCATCATTTGGTTGGGTACTCTAAAGGAACCGCCGGTGATAAGCCGGAGGAAGGTGGGGATGACGTCAAGTCCTCATGGCCCTTACGCGCTGGGCTACACACGTGCTACAATGGCAACTACAGTGGGCAGCGACCCTGCGAGGGCGAGCTAATCCCCAAAAGTTGTCTCAGTTCGGATTGTTCTCTGCAACTCGAGAGCATGAAGGCGGAATCGCTAGTAATCGCGGATCAGCATGCCGCGGTGAATACGTTCCCAGGCCTTGTACACACCGCCCGTCACACCATGGGAGTTGGATTCACCCGAAGGCGTTGCGCCAACCCGCAAGGGAAGCAGGCGACCACGGTGGGTTCAGCGACTGGGGTGAAGTCGTAACAAGGTAGCCGTAGGGGAACCTGCGGCTGGATCACCTCCTTTCTAAGGACAAGCGGCGGAGTGCGCTTCGGTCTCGTACCGGAGAAGAGCTTCCTCCCTATCCAAAGACATTCCAATCCGCCGTCCTCATGTCCCTTCATCCTAGGTTACTCCCCTGACGGGGAGTATAGCTTGAGCTGGCTTACCGCCTCGCGGCCTTATGGCCGGTGAGTGCAGGGGGCCGGTAGCTCAGGTGGTTAGAGCGCACGCCTGATAAGCGTGAGGTCGTAGGTTCAACTCCTACTCGGCCCACCACTGCGCAGGCAGCGAGACGAAATAGCGAAGCTATTTCGCACGCTAACAAGCACGGCCAGCGCGGCACAGCGCGCCATAAGGCGAAGCTTTGCTGCGACTGACGGCGCGCGGAGTTACGGGGCCTTAGCTCAGCTGGGAGAGCGGTTGCTTTGCAAGCATCAGGTCATCGGTTCGATCCCGATAGGCTCCACCACTCCCGAGACAACCTAGAGATGAAGACAACAGTTCCGCGCAAGCGGATGCGAGGTGTACGCACCTCATCTTTGACATTGTGAATGGGTTTTTAAAATCGATGCCGTGAAGGTGTCGGCTTTAAGCAGAGCGGAGCCGCAAGGCGCCGCAAAGCGGACAGGCTGACAATTCACAATATCTGGCTGAGTATTTAATGACCACACCGAGATGCTACCCAATGCTGCTCTGCCGAGTCGGCTTTGTCGAGAGACAAGCCCAGCGTTGATGGTGGTGGTGTGGGCTCTCAAGCGTGAGGTAAGGGCAATTCGTGGATGCCTTGGCATGTACAGGCGATGAAGGACGTGGCACGCTGCGATAAGCGTCGGTGAGGTGTGAGCAACCTTTGACCCGACGATTTCCGAATGGGGAAACCCACCTATCCGATTAATCCTGCACGTTGGAAACGGCGGTCAGGGTTAGTTGGTTCAGGTATCTCTTAACTGAATACATAGGTTTCGAGAAGCGAACCCGGTGAACTGAAACATCTCAGTAGCTGGAGGAAAAGACATCAACCGAGATTCCGTTAGTAGTGGCGAGCGAACGCGGACCAGGCCAGTGCCCATCATTCAAGTAGCAGAACACTCTGGAAAGTGTGGCCATAGCGGGTGACAGCCCCGTATGCGAAACTGATGTGATGGGACTCGAGTAGGGCGGGACACGTGAAATCCTGTCTGAACATGGGGGGACCACCCTCCAAGCCTAAATACTCGTACATGACCGATAGCGAACTAGTACCGTGAGGGAAAGGTGAAAAGCACCCCGATGAGGGGAGTGAAACAGTACCTGAAACGGATTGCCTACAAGCAGTAGGAGCCTCTTTATGGGGTGACTGCGTACCTCTTGCATAATGGGTCTGTGACTTAATGTTTCAAGCAAGCTTAAGCCGATAGGTGTAGGCGCAGCGAAAGCGAGTCTGAATAGGGCGACTTAGTTTGAAGTATTAGACCCGAAACCCGGCGATCTATGCATGACCAGGATGAAGGTGCGGTAACACGCACTGGAGGTCCGAACCGATTAACGTTGAAAAGTTACCGGATGAGTTGTGCTTAGGGGTGAAAGGCCAATCAAGCCGGGAAATAGCTGGTTCTCCGCGAAAACTATTGAGGTAGTGCCTCGAGCGGACACCATAGGGGGTAGAGCACTGGATGGTTGCGGGGGTCGCGAGATCTACCAATACTAACCAAACTCCGAATACCTATGAGTGATACTCGGGAGACAGACGGCGGGTGCTAAGGTCCGTCGTCAAAAGGGAAACAGCCCTGACCTACAGCTAAGGTCCCCAAGTCGTGTCTAAGTGGGAAAGCATGTGGAAATCCCAAAACAACCAGGAGGTTGGCTTAGAAGCAGCCATCCTTTAAAGAAAGCGTAACAGCTCACTGGTCTAAACAAGGGTTTCTGCGGCGAAGATGTAACGGGGCTCAAGACACGCACCGAAGCTTAGGGTGTGCACTTTGTGCACGCGGTAGCGGAGCGTTCCGTAAGCCTGCGAAGCGATCTGGTAATGGGTCGTGGAGGTATCGGAAGTGCGAATGCAGACATGAGTAGCGATAAAGAGGGTGAGATGCCCTCTCGCCGAAAGACCAAGGGTTCCTGCGCAAGGCTAATCCGCGCAGGGTGAGCCGGCCCCTAAGACGAGCCCGAAGGGGGTAGTCGATGGGAACCACGTTAATATTCGTGGGCCTGGTGGTGTGTGACGGATGGTGTGTGTTGTCTGACCTTATCGGATTGGTCAGGCTTCGAAACTGTCCCGGGAAATAGCCCCACCGTATAGACCGTACCCGAAACCGACACAGGTGGTCAGGTAGAGTATACCAAGGCGCTTGAGAGAAGTGTCCTGAAGGAACTCGGCAAATTGCCTCCGTACCTTCGGAAGAAGGAGGCCCCATGTAAGCGCAAGCTCTCATGGGGGGCACAGGCCAGGGGGTAGCGACTGTTTAGCAAAAACACAGGGCTCTGCTAAGTCGGCTTCAAGACGACGTATAGGGCCTGACGCCTGCCCGGTGCCTGAAGGTTAAGTGGAGGAGTGCAAGCTCTGAAATGAAGCCCAGGTAAACGGCGGCCGTAACTATAACGGTCCTAAGGTAGCGAAATTCCTTGTCGGGTAAGTTCCGACCTGCACGAATGGCGTAACGACTTCCCCACTGTCTCCAGGACATGCTCAGCGAAATTGAATTCTCCGTGAAGATGCGGAGTACCCGCGGTTAGACGGAAAGACCCCGTGCACCTTTACTGCAGCTTCAGAGTGGCATTGGACAAGAACTGTGTAGCATAGGTGGGAGGCTTTGAAGCATTGGCGCCAGCCGATGTGGAGCCATAGGTGAAATACCACCCTGTTGTTGTTTAATGTCTAACCTCGTACCGTGAAACCGGTACAGGGACCCTCTGTGGCGGGTAGTTTGACTGGGGCGGTCGCCTCCTAAAGAGTAACGGAGGCGCGCGAAGGTTGGCTCAGGACGGTTGGAAACCGTCTGTTAGAGTGCAATGGCATAAGCCAGCCTGACTGCGAGACTGACAAGTCGAGCAGAGACGAAAGTCGGTCATAGTGATCCGGTGGTCCCTCGTGGAAGGGCCATCGCTCAACGGATAAAAGGTACGCCGGGGATAACAGGCTGATAACCCCCAAGAGCTCATATCGACGGGGTTGTTTGGCACCTCGATGTCGGCTCATCACATCCTGGGGCTGGAGCAGGTCCCAAGGGTTTGGCTGTTCGCCAATTAAAGTGGTACGTGAGCTGGGTTCAGAACGTCGCGAGACAGTTTGGTCCCTATCTGCCGTGGGCGTCGAAATTTGAGAGGAGTTGACCCTAGTACGAGAGGACCGGGTTGAACGTACCTCTGGTGTACCTGTCGTCGTGCCAACGGCGCAGCAGGGTAGCTATGTACGGACGGGATAACCGCTGAAAGCATCTAAGCGGGAAGCCTCCCTCAAGATAAGATTTCTCAGGACGGTCGAAGACCACGACCTTGATAGATCGGATGTGGAAGTGCGGTAACGCATGGAGCTAACCGATACTAATTGTCCTATTCGCGCTTGAGAGCTCCACACCCCCACCATCAGCCCTGGGCTAGATGGCAATACGGGTGCGGTCATCAATACAGCCAGTGCACGCATCGATTTTATACCCACACACCCTCGAGCCAACCCTCGAGGGTCAGTATTCGCGGACTCTATTGCCTGGTGGCCATAGCGTCGGTGTCCCACCCGATCCCATCCCGAACTCGGCCGTGAAACCCGACTGCGCCAATGGTACTACTGCTCAAGCAGTGGAAGAGTAGGGCGTCGCCAGGCATTACAGTCCGCGAATACACACAAAACCCATTCACTCGTCTCCTCGGGCCAATCCAGCCCGGGGCGCTAAGCCCCACGACACCACGCGTGAAGCGTGCCGCCGTGCGGCTCAGCTAGCGTCGCGGGGTGGAGCAGCCCGGTAGCTCGTCAGGCTCATAACCTGAAGGCCGCAGGTTCAAATCCTGCCCCCGCAACCATTCCTCCCCACTACCATAACCGCCCGGCATACCCCGTGGCGGCTTTTTGCGTTTGCCCACGCTCCCCATACGCCAAGGGCGGACATGGCATTCGCCATGTCCGCCCCGTTTGCGGGCCAGCGGCCGAAGTTACGCCTTCAGGCCCTTCGCCATGTTCAGATGCGCCGTCACCGTCGGGATGAGGTCGCTGGCAAAGCTCTTCAAAGACGCCACGTCTCCCGTCGTCGCATACCCCTTCAGCGCATCCAGCGTCTGCTGATGCCCCGACCTCTGCGCCGCTATATACGCCGCGTCGAACGCCTCGCCCCGCAGCGACCTCAAACGCTCCACCACCGCCTGCTGCTCCGCGTTCAATACCGCCTCAGGCGTGAGAGCAGGCGTCAGGCCGGCGGAAGTGAACTGACCTCAAACGTAATGCTGAGCCAACCGGGAGAGGTAGTGATGGAGATACGCTGAATTCCCACCAGGCGTCCCATGCGGAACGGCTTTATCAAGCGTTTTAAGGGGGTATGCGAGGCGGTTTCGCTTCAACAGGTAACGTGACTGCCCGCCAAGATGAGGGGCGCACAATAGATGCCGCCTCATTGCTTGGCGGCGCTACATCCGCTGCTGGGGTGCCGGTTTCCGGCGTTCCCGGGCTACCTAACCTTGGAAGCCGTCAGGTCGAGCCATTCTCGCAAAAGCCCGTTGATACGCTCGGGCTCTTCAAGAGCCGCCATATGTCCGCACTGGTCGAAGATATGGAACGACGATCCTGGGATCGCGTCGTGCAATTCGCGGGCATGATCGACCGGCGTTATGCGGTCTTGCCGGCCGACGACGATCAGGGTGGGCACGGCGATGTCGCCGAGATGGCCGCGGCTGTCGGGGCGATTCATGATCGCGCGTTGCTGGCGCAGGAAGGCGGTCTTGCCGACGCGGCCTGCCATGGCCTGCATGGCGGTGGCGACATCGTCTTCCCAATGATTGCGATGGACGAGATTGCGGAGCAGCGGGCGGGATACGCCCAGGAATCTGCCGCGTTCGAGCGATTGGATCCCTCGCAGTCGCTCATGGGTTCGCTCGGGCGTGTCGGCGCGGGCGCTGGTGTCGATCAGGGCGAGGCGGCGGACCCGTTCGGGGGCCTGCCGCATGATTTCCAGCGCGACATAACCGCCCATGGACAGCGCGACGAGCGAGAAGCTGGGCGGCGCGGCGGCCAGTGTTCGCACCGCCATCGCCGCTATGTCGTCGTCGAGCGTCAGGTCCGCGACGAAGGGGGCGCAGCGATCCGCCAGGGCGTCGATCTGGCTGCGCCACAACGATTGGTCGCAAAGCAGGCCGGGCAGGAACACCACCGGCTCTAGGGGCGCCTGGGCGGTTCGTCGCGTCGTGCTGGGCGACGGGGTAGCGGGAATTTCTTCGCCGCCAATATAGGGAGTGAAAGGGCCGCCGTCCCGATGATGATCCAACATGGCTTGCATGACCCTGCGTCCTTCTCGAAACGGCGGCAATGGCGGCTCAGTCTTCGGTGATCAGGCTGTCCTGGCGGGTGTCGCGCATCCGCAGATACACGATCAGCGAGATGCCGATCATCGCGGTGACGTACCAATAGAAGCCCTGCTCCCACCCGGCGGCCTTGAACTTCAACGCGACGAACTCGGCGGTGCCGCCGAAGATGGTGTTGGCCAGCGCATAGGGCAGGGCGACGCCCAAGGCCCGGATATGCGCGGGGAACATCTCGGCCTTCACCACCGCGTTGATCGAGGTGTAGCCCGTCACGATGATGAGGGCGGCCATGACCAGCAGGCCTGCGGTAAACATGTCCTGCGTGTGCTGGAGCGCGGTGAAGATCGGATAGGTGAACAGCACGCCCGAGATGCCGAAGGCGATCATCAGCGGCTTGCGCCCGATCTTGTCGCTCAGCGCACCGGCGACCGGCTGGAGCAGCATGAAGATGAACAGCGTGACGGCGTTGATCTGCGTCGCAGCTTCCTTGGTGAAGCCGCTGGTGTTGACCAGGAACTTCTGCATGTAGATCGAATAGGCGTAGAAGGCGAGCGTACCGCCGGCGGTCAGCAGCATGACCAGCGCGGTTTCCTTCGGGTGATAGCGCAGCAGGGTCAGGAAGCCCGACTTGGGCGCGTCGGCCGCCTTGGCGTTCTTGAAACTCTCGGTCTCCGCGAGGCCACGGCGCAGGCGGAACACGACGACAGCCAGCACCGCGCCGACCGCGAACGGGATACGCCAGCCCCATTCCTCCAACGCGGGCTTGCCCATGACGTTCTGGAGCAGCAGCAGCAGCAGGATCGCGAGCAGCTGGCCCGAGATCAGCGTGACATATTGGAAGGACGAGAAGAAGCCGCGCCGATCCTTGCCCGCCATTTCGGACAGATAGGTCGCGCTGGCGCCATATTCGCCGCCCACCGACAGGCCCTGCATCAGGCGCGCGAGGACGAGCAGTGCGGGCGCCATCACGCCGATCGTGGCGTAACCGGGGGTCAGCGCGATGATGAGTGAGCCGAGGCACATCAGCGTCACCGACAGGGTCAGGCCCGCCTTGCGGCCGTGGCGGTCGGAATAGACGCCCATCACCCAGGCCCCGATCGGCCGCATCACGAAACCGACCGCGAACACGGCGGCCGCGCTCAGTAGTTGGGCGGTCTGGTTGTCGCTGGGGAAGAAGTGCGGCGCGAAATAGAGGGTGAAGGCGGCATAGACATACCAGTCGAACCATTCGACCAGATTGCCGGTCGATCCGCCGATGATCGATTTCAGCCGGGTGTTGGTGCTGGGCGGCGTGGCGGCCGCCAGAGGGGGTGTCATGGGTATCGTCGCCATGTCGTCTCTCCCATTATGGTTCATTGTTCTCTCGGTATCGGAAGTGACCGCGTAGGGCCGGAGAGCGGCGCGGGCACCAGCCTGCGCAGCCATCAGATGGTCGTCATGGGCGGTGATGATGGGCGGAATGAGCGCGTCGTTGTTGGCGACCAGCGATAGGGTCGAACGCCTGTCATTATGATCCGCGAACCTCGCCATCCCGTCCTTTCACGCCCGATGATTTCGGTGCCGGGTCAGGATGCGCGAGAGTGTGCACGGGGTAAATTGACCGCGAGAAAATCGTATTAATGTAGATATAACAGTATGTTAAAAGGTGAATTGTGTCTTGATCCACTCGATCCTGTGCAAAATTCTGCATGGCGTCGGAAAGCAAAGTGCAGCATCCTGCAAAAATGCCCGCTCGCCGCATCCTTCCTCTGATTCTGGCCGGGATTTTTTCCGGCCTGATCGGGCTGCTGGCCTGGCTCGCTGCCTCCGCCTGGCTGGGCCGAACCGCGCAGGACGATGTGCGCGAGGAGGCGGGGCGCGTGGCGCGGCAGCAGGTGCGCCTGTTTGCCAGCGATCTGGCGCAGTTCCGGCTGCTCCCGCTGGTGTTGGGCGAGTATAACGATTTGGGCGATGCGCTGCGCCAGGGCGACCCGGCCGCGCGGCGCCGCATGGACGGCAAGCTGCGTCTGCTCGCCGAGCGCACCGGCGCGCCGGTCCTTTATCTGATCGACCGGGCGGGAAAGACGGTGTCCGCCTCCAACGCGGATACGGCCGAGAGCTTCGTCGGACGCAATTACCGGTTCCGCCCCTATTTCGTGCACGCCATGCGGGAGGGGGCGGCGGAATATTATGCGGTCGGCAATGTCAGCGGTCGCCCCGGCCTGTTCCTCGCCCGCCGCATCGGTCCCGCCGCCAGGCCGGACGGCGTGATCGTCGTGAAGGTCGAATTCGACAAGCTGGTGCGGATCTGGCGCACCGATCCGGGGCAGACGCTGGTGATGGATGGGCGCGGCATCGTCCTGTTCGCGACCGACCCGACCGAGCGGTTCCGCACGACCCGCCCACTGACCCCGGCCGAGCGGGCCGCCATCGCCAGCGCCGCACAGTTCGGGCAGGCGCCGCTGCGACCCAGCCGCTACAGCCTGTCGGGGGACGGCTCTGCGGTCATGCCGGGCGGGGTACGGTCGGTCGCCGGATCGGTGGCGATGCCGGTGCCGGGCTGGAAGCTGGTCCATGTCATGCCGGTCGCGACCGCCTTGCGCAAAGCGGCCAATCTGGCGCGGCTGATCGGGCTGGTCGCGGCGCTGGTCAGCGGATTGGTCGCGGCATTCGTCCTCTGGCGCGTCACCCGCGCCGCCGATGCCGCGC carries:
- a CDS encoding DUF4142 domain-containing protein codes for the protein MNAEQQAVVERLRSLRGEAFDAAYIAAQRSGHQQTLDALKGYATTGDVASLKSFASDLIPTVTAHLNMAKGLKA
- a CDS encoding alpha/beta fold hydrolase, producing the protein MQAMLDHHRDGGPFTPYIGGEEIPATPSPSTTRRTAQAPLEPVVFLPGLLCDQSLWRSQIDALADRCAPFVADLTLDDDIAAMAVRTLAAAPPSFSLVALSMGGYVALEIMRQAPERVRRLALIDTSARADTPERTHERLRGIQSLERGRFLGVSRPLLRNLVHRNHWEDDVATAMQAMAGRVGKTAFLRQQRAIMNRPDSRGHLGDIAVPTLIVVGRQDRITPVDHARELHDAIPGSSFHIFDQCGHMAALEEPERINGLLREWLDLTASKVR
- a CDS encoding MFS transporter, with translation MTPPLAAATPPSTNTRLKSIIGGSTGNLVEWFDWYVYAAFTLYFAPHFFPSDNQTAQLLSAAAVFAVGFVMRPIGAWVMGVYSDRHGRKAGLTLSVTLMCLGSLIIALTPGYATIGVMAPALLVLARLMQGLSVGGEYGASATYLSEMAGKDRRGFFSSFQYVTLISGQLLAILLLLLLQNVMGKPALEEWGWRIPFAVGAVLAVVVFRLRRGLAETESFKNAKAADAPKSGFLTLLRYHPKETALVMLLTAGGTLAFYAYSIYMQKFLVNTSGFTKEAATQINAVTLFIFMLLQPVAGALSDKIGRKPLMIAFGISGVLFTYPIFTALQHTQDMFTAGLLVMAALIIVTGYTSINAVVKAEMFPAHIRALGVALPYALANTIFGGTAEFVALKFKAAGWEQGFYWYVTAMIGISLIVYLRMRDTRQDSLITED
- a CDS encoding sensor histidine kinase, whose amino-acid sequence is MPARRILPLILAGIFSGLIGLLAWLAASAWLGRTAQDDVREEAGRVARQQVRLFASDLAQFRLLPLVLGEYNDLGDALRQGDPAARRRMDGKLRLLAERTGAPVLYLIDRAGKTVSASNADTAESFVGRNYRFRPYFVHAMREGAAEYYAVGNVSGRPGLFLARRIGPAARPDGVIVVKVEFDKLVRIWRTDPGQTLVMDGRGIVLFATDPTERFRTTRPLTPAERAAIASAAQFGQAPLRPSRYSLSGDGSAVMPGGVRSVAGSVAMPVPGWKLVHVMPVATALRKAANLARLIGLVAALVSGLVAAFVLWRVTRAADAARERARLEAAVANRTAELRAEIAERTRIDLRFREAREELAQANRLGSLGSITAGLAHEINQPVATIRTLSENALAHLAGGRPDRVAANLDTAIGLTAKIGAITQEMRRFARRGTGTIEPVPLDAVIAGTRLLIGDRFRAAGVALDWPGAGQPGVIAGRVRLEQVLVNLLQNALDAVAGEEAPRIALTIAVDGDRVALTVADNGPGIDPAIADQIFEPFVTGKPEGLGLGLGIVRDIIKAFDGTVSVVPSPLGGAAFRVTVARAKEEMA